One region of Tamandua tetradactyla isolate mTamTet1 chromosome 6, mTamTet1.pri, whole genome shotgun sequence genomic DNA includes:
- the LY6L gene encoding lymphocyte antigen 6L yields the protein MEGLALALWTALMCAELAGGRTVTVATTNLSCYQCFKSVNLSLCRPKSCSLGDKVCVSNVVIYYFKSRVRVLASKRCAIRCPNGNSEFWWSPTLDTRAKITRRCCSWNLCNVAPTPRRGAWALQGGLLLCTSLGLLWALL from the exons ATGGAGGGACTCGCTCTCGCCCTGTGGACCGCGCTGATGTGTGCGGAGTTGGCCGGGGGCAGGACAGTGACGGTGGCAA CGACCAACCTGAGCTGCTACCAGTGCTTCAAGTCTGTGAACCTGTCGCTGTGCAGACCTAAGTCGTGCTCCCTCGGGGACAAGGTCTGCGTCTCTAACGTGGTGATCTATTACTTCA AATCAAGGGTACGTGTCCTGGCCAGCAAGCGCTGTGCCATCCGGTGCCCCAATGGCAACAGTGAGTTTTGGTGGTCGCCCACACTTGACACAAGAGCCAAGATCACGCGGCGCTGCTGCTCGTGGAATCTTTGCAAcgtggcacccacaccacgcagGGGAGCCTGGGCCCTGCAAGGGGGGCTCCTGCTGTGCACCAGTCTCGGCCTCCTCTGGGCCCTGCTGTGA